The Anaerolineae bacterium genome includes the window CGTGCGCTCTGAGGATCTTTTCCAGAACCCCGGGATACCTTTCGGCGAAGTCATTGCGGGCGATAACCACACAGCATGGGTGGTTTTCCCAGTAAGCAGTATAGTAGAACAGAATTTTCCCCCAGCCATCGCGCACTGCCTGTGTCATAAACGGTTCGGTATTTGAAGAAGCATCAACCTGCCCCGTTTTGAGGGCGCTTATCATATCCCCCAGCTTACTGAAATACACCAGGGTTACGTCTTTGTGCGGATCAAGCCCCGCTTCCTCCAGTGCCATGAGCAGGAGAACATCAAGTATAGAAGCCCTTATAGTAGCGATCTTTTTCCCTTTAAGGTCTTGGATGGATTCTATTCCACTATCTGCCCTGACGAGAAGCCCATCGCTACCTCGCCCGGTCATTGCTACGATGCGCACAGGGACTCCCTCCGCTATGGCAGCTATAGCTACTGTCACGGGCACCGCGCCCATCTGAAATTCCCCACGCTTAAGAGCTTCGATGATTTCAGTATTGGAAGGCACCAGCTTAACCTCAACATCAACGCCTTCGTCCCTGTAGAAGCCCAGCTTATCGGCAAGGTAAAATGGGGAGTGATCGTTAGCGGTGCGAACACCAATAACCACTTTTGAAAGGGGTTTGGGGGAGCACGAACTGGGAAAGAAAACCATCAAAGCAACCAGCAGGGCGGGCACGATTCTCCGCATCTCCAACCTCCTTCGGGGAGTTTAACTTATATTATCCGTTAACCTGAAAGCTTGTCAAATGTTTACCCAGCTGGCTAACCCCGAAAATTGAAGAGCGGGAAAGGGGGAACAAGGGGTGTAACATCCTTTCCTCCCCCATCTCACCCGCCCGCTGGCTTCAAAACGATGGCGAAATTTTCTCTCACGAGCGGGGAGAGAAGAGGGCCTTGGGGAATGTCCTTTGTGAACTGCTATACCGCTCCTTTTGCGGCTCAGGCTGCGGCAAAACGCTCGTAGATATAGTTCACGGCATCGCCAACGGTGATAATCTTCTGGGCCTCCTCATCAGAAATAGTGCCACCGAAAGCTTCCTCAAAAGCCATCACGAGCTCTACCAAATCCAGAGAATCCGCTTCTAAATCTTCTCTGAACCGAGCCTCCAGCGTCACTTTCTCTTCGGGGACCCCCAAAACTTCCACGATTATTTTCTTTACCTTCTGGAAAATCTCCTCCTTGGTCATTTTTCCTCCCTCTTGTGGATGGTGGGATTCGTTCAAAGAAAATTAACCCTTAATTCGGAAAAAGGTTGCATTTCGGTGAAACCACCTGAGGGCTTTAAGGGTTTAAATTTAGAGAAACCTGAGAAGTGAGGAGTGGAGATGGAAGAGCTTCTGGACCGTTATACTGCGAGGATTCTGGCTGGCGACGAGAAAGGAGCAGATGAAATGCTGCGCCTTTTGCCCGCTGAGTTTGAAGAACTCAAAGAAATTATGGGTCTTGTGAAAGAGCTGAATTTGATTTACAGGCCCCTTAGGCCTTCCCTCAGTTTTCAAAATAAACTCTTCAGCCTCATCAGGGCTAAGTTTAAGCCTTCGCCTTTAAAGGTCTTCGCCCAATGGGCTTGCGAGCACAAAAGGGCTCTGGCTATTGGCACCGCTCTTGCCGGCTCGGCCTGTTCTCTGGTAGG containing:
- a CDS encoding ABC transporter substrate-binding protein, translated to MRRIVPALLVALMVFFPSSCSPKPLSKVVIGVRTANDHSPFYLADKLGFYRDEGVDVEVKLVPSNTEIIEALKRGEFQMGAVPVTVAIAAIAEGVPVRIVAMTGRGSDGLLVRADSGIESIQDLKGKKIATIRASILDVLLLMALEEAGLDPHKDVTLVYFSKLGDMISALKTGQVDASSNTEPFMTQAVRDGWGKILFYYTAYWENHPCCVVIARNDFAERYPGVLEKILRAHVRAVRYANEHPRETAETIVEYLKAFDPDLVEESLSPDKMLISCEFEPDEIKLMAELMHRYGFIETVPPEDKLLTLEFLQKALKGR
- the acpP gene encoding acyl carrier protein, which translates into the protein MTKEEIFQKVKKIIVEVLGVPEEKVTLEARFREDLEADSLDLVELVMAFEEAFGGTISDEEAQKIITVGDAVNYIYERFAAA